The following proteins come from a genomic window of Methanospirillum lacunae:
- a CDS encoding putative zinc-binding protein produces MNEKTTCSCGAKGVPRIIYSCSGIASNVGQLSNAAACQLNKEGFGTGSCLAGIGGDVEALITMAKGADERIVIDGCPIQCGKKILDAKKIPIDRYVLITELGITKTSGPEFNESDLITVINAVKQK; encoded by the coding sequence ATGAATGAAAAAACTACTTGCAGTTGTGGTGCAAAAGGAGTCCCTCGCATCATATATTCCTGTTCTGGAATTGCGTCTAATGTTGGCCAGCTCTCTAATGCTGCGGCCTGTCAGCTCAACAAGGAAGGATTTGGGACGGGCTCTTGTCTTGCGGGTATTGGTGGTGATGTTGAAGCACTCATCACTATGGCCAAAGGGGCAGATGAACGAATAGTCATCGACGGTTGTCCGATACAATGCGGCAAAAAAATCTTAGATGCCAAAAAGATCCCCATTGACCGATATGTGCTGATTACTGAGTTAGGGATAACAAAAACTTCAGGGCCAGAATTTAATGAGTCAGATCTCATAACCGTGATCAATGCCGTAAAACAAAAATGA